From a region of the Chloroflexota bacterium genome:
- a CDS encoding cytochrome P450, whose product MSISSPIRYIPQPPTRPIVGNVPDIGMETPVQNLMKLAQHYGPIFRVSFPNRTVLVVSSAELVAEISDQQRFDKLLHGPLIQIRDFAGDGLFTAYTEEANWSKAHRLLMPAFGPASMRNYFDDMLDIADQLFTKWERQGPETDFDVADNMTRLTLDTIALCGFGYRFNSFYQREMHPFVEAMVRALAEAGARARRLSIQTKLMRSTQRQYEADMQYMHGITDELIAKRRSLPSNEVPNDLLGLMLNAKDSITGEGLDDANIRNQLVTFLIAGHETTSGLLSFATYFLLQQPKILQRAQAIVDQVLGDRLPRYEDLAKLGYLDQILRETLRLWPTAPVFGVYAKHDTSIGGFPVKQGEKFIALLPTLHRDPKVWHNPNQFDPDRFAPEVREQITEHAWKPFGNGQRACIGRSFAMQEATLVLAMMLQRFELTQPQPYHLHVKETLTLKPEGLTVRARVRKNIVRSAKPTQPNVAIQSSPNQAQHNTPLLVLYGSNSGSSEAFARRIASDGEARGYQTTVAALNDYVNKLPTTGAVSIVAASYNGQPADNAQAFCQWLANVAPNSLKGVRYSVFGCGNRDWQSTYQAVPTQIDQHLQAAGAERLLERGAADARSDFFGDFERWYAPFWQTHNQTFAIASAEISSKPLYQVELLPSSSDQLAQQTGFGFASVLENRELVDLSSPLGRSKRHIELRLPSELQYQAGDYLAILPQNHPSLIERACKHFGLKPEQTVILHATRGAANLPIDRPISLGELLSSHVELATPATQRDLELLAQKNVCPPHQIHLAALAADHERYTSEILQKRLSLLDLLEQYPSSVLDFGEFLELLPAMRVRQYSISSSSLLNSNQASLTVAVVDAPAWSGKGQFYGTCSSYLARLQVGDQIAVSLRQPHIPFRPPSANSTPLLMICAGTGLAPFRGFIQERVARQAQGEALGPNALFFGCDHPEVDLLYHEQIQAWQQAGVLKFSPAFYRQPIGEVSFVQHRLWQERQYVWSLIEQGAVIAVCGDGRSMAPAVRETLARIYAEATGSEQAAGMAWIAEIEQAGRYVADVFG is encoded by the coding sequence ATGAGTATTTCCAGCCCAATTCGTTATATTCCCCAACCGCCAACCCGTCCAATCGTCGGCAATGTGCCCGACATTGGCATGGAAACGCCTGTCCAGAATTTGATGAAACTGGCTCAGCATTATGGGCCGATTTTCCGCGTGAGTTTCCCAAATCGCACAGTATTGGTCGTTTCTTCGGCTGAACTTGTGGCTGAAATTAGCGATCAACAACGTTTCGATAAATTATTGCATGGGCCATTAATTCAAATTCGCGATTTTGCTGGCGATGGCTTGTTTACGGCCTATACCGAGGAAGCCAATTGGAGCAAAGCTCATCGTTTATTGATGCCAGCCTTCGGGCCAGCCAGCATGCGTAATTATTTCGACGACATGCTCGATATCGCTGACCAATTATTTACTAAATGGGAGCGTCAAGGGCCAGAAACCGATTTTGATGTGGCTGATAATATGACCCGCCTGACGCTCGATACGATTGCCTTATGTGGTTTTGGCTATCGGTTTAATTCGTTTTATCAACGCGAAATGCACCCATTTGTTGAAGCGATGGTGCGAGCCTTGGCCGAGGCTGGTGCTCGCGCTCGCCGTTTATCAATTCAAACGAAATTAATGCGCTCAACCCAGCGCCAATATGAAGCCGATATGCAGTATATGCACGGCATCACCGATGAATTAATTGCTAAACGGCGCAGCTTGCCAAGCAACGAAGTTCCCAACGATCTACTGGGATTAATGCTCAATGCCAAAGATTCGATCACCGGTGAAGGCTTAGATGATGCGAATATTCGCAATCAACTGGTGACATTTTTGATTGCTGGCCACGAAACTACCAGCGGCCTGCTCTCGTTTGCAACTTATTTTCTGCTCCAACAACCTAAAATTTTGCAACGCGCTCAAGCCATCGTCGATCAAGTGCTCGGCGATCGCCTGCCACGCTACGAAGATTTGGCCAAACTGGGCTACCTCGACCAAATTTTGCGCGAAACCTTGCGACTCTGGCCAACTGCGCCTGTTTTTGGGGTTTATGCCAAGCACGATACCAGCATTGGCGGCTTTCCAGTTAAGCAGGGCGAAAAATTCATCGCCTTGTTGCCAACCTTGCACCGCGACCCCAAAGTTTGGCACAATCCCAACCAATTTGACCCCGATCGCTTTGCGCCCGAAGTACGTGAACAAATCACTGAGCATGCTTGGAAGCCGTTTGGCAATGGCCAACGCGCCTGTATTGGGCGTTCATTCGCCATGCAAGAGGCCACGTTGGTTTTAGCAATGATGCTGCAACGATTTGAATTAACGCAACCGCAACCCTACCATTTACATGTCAAAGAAACTCTGACGCTCAAACCTGAAGGCCTGACCGTTCGAGCACGGGTGCGCAAAAACATCGTGCGCAGCGCCAAGCCAACTCAGCCAAATGTAGCAATTCAATCAAGCCCCAATCAAGCTCAGCACAATACCCCATTGCTCGTGCTGTATGGCTCTAATTCTGGCTCATCTGAAGCCTTTGCCCGCCGAATAGCCAGCGATGGTGAGGCACGCGGCTACCAAACTACCGTGGCCGCCCTCAATGATTATGTCAATAAATTACCAACCACTGGAGCAGTTAGCATCGTAGCCGCCTCATACAACGGCCAGCCTGCCGATAATGCTCAAGCCTTCTGTCAATGGTTGGCTAACGTTGCACCAAACTCGCTCAAAGGCGTGCGCTATAGCGTTTTTGGCTGTGGCAACCGCGATTGGCAGAGCACCTACCAAGCTGTGCCAACTCAAATTGATCAGCACTTGCAGGCCGCTGGAGCCGAACGTTTGCTTGAACGCGGCGCCGCCGATGCCCGCAGTGATTTCTTTGGCGATTTTGAGCGTTGGTATGCGCCGTTTTGGCAAACCCACAACCAAACATTTGCAATCGCAAGCGCTGAAATTAGCAGCAAACCACTGTACCAGGTTGAATTACTGCCATCAAGCAGCGATCAATTGGCCCAACAAACGGGCTTCGGGTTTGCTAGCGTGCTCGAAAATCGTGAATTAGTTGATCTTAGTTCGCCTTTGGGTCGTTCAAAACGCCACATCGAACTGCGTTTGCCAAGCGAGCTGCAATACCAAGCTGGCGATTATTTAGCGATCTTGCCGCAAAATCACCCCAGCCTGATCGAGCGGGCTTGCAAACATTTTGGGCTAAAACCTGAACAAACGGTGATTTTGCACGCTACACGCGGAGCTGCTAACCTGCCAATTGATCGACCAATCAGTTTGGGCGAATTGCTGAGCAGCCACGTCGAATTAGCCACTCCCGCAACCCAACGCGATTTGGAGTTGCTGGCGCAGAAGAATGTTTGTCCACCGCACCAAATTCATTTAGCTGCATTGGCCGCCGATCACGAGCGTTATACTAGCGAGATTTTGCAAAAACGCCTGAGCCTGTTGGATTTGCTTGAGCAATATCCATCATCAGTGCTTGATTTTGGCGAATTTTTAGAGCTATTGCCAGCGATGCGAGTGCGTCAATACTCAATTTCGTCATCGTCGTTGCTCAATTCAAACCAAGCTAGCCTAACCGTGGCGGTGGTCGATGCCCCAGCATGGTCGGGTAAGGGCCAGTTTTATGGCACATGTTCAAGTTATTTGGCCCGTTTGCAGGTTGGCGATCAAATTGCGGTGAGCTTGCGTCAACCACATATTCCGTTTCGCCCACCGAGCGCCAACAGCACACCATTGTTGATGATTTGTGCAGGCACTGGTTTAGCGCCATTCCGTGGTTTTATCCAAGAGCGCGTTGCTCGCCAAGCCCAAGGCGAAGCACTTGGCCCGAATGCCCTGTTTTTTGGCTGCGACCATCCTGAGGTTGATCTACTTTATCACGAGCAGATTCAGGCTTGGCAGCAAGCTGGAGTGCTAAAATTTTCCCCAGCATTCTATCGCCAGCCGATTGGTGAGGTCAGCTTTGTGCAACATCGGCTCTGGCAAGAACGCCAGTATGTGTGGAGCTTAATCGAACAGGGCGCGGTAATAGCTGTTTGTGGCGATGGCCGCTCCATGGCTCCAGCCGTGCGTGAAACTTTGGCGCGAATCTATGCCGAAGCAACTGGGAGCGAACAAGCAGCAGGCATGGCATGGATTGCCGAAATCGAGCAAGCAGGCCGCTACGTCGCCGATGTTTTCGGCTAA
- a CDS encoding TetR/AcrR family transcriptional regulator, giving the protein MTEQVTEAEYRSRLMDGMAAAVAEKGYAETTIADIVRLARVSKRTFYQHFASKEDCLLALYTAATDQLIEVIRRAIEGAHDMHSRVRCAHRAYLQRIKEHPLLMRTLFIEILAAGTRGLQVRRAANQRFADLLRATGADQHYDSPQKRKITPALAMAIVGGINELILQAMESDQIEQLLEIEEPATALLEAVLARPIADD; this is encoded by the coding sequence ATGACCGAACAAGTAACAGAGGCCGAATATCGTAGCCGCCTAATGGATGGGATGGCGGCGGCGGTGGCCGAAAAAGGCTATGCCGAAACAACGATTGCCGATATTGTGCGTTTGGCGCGAGTATCCAAGCGCACCTTTTACCAACATTTTGCTAGCAAAGAGGATTGTTTGTTGGCGCTCTATACGGCTGCCACCGATCAATTAATCGAGGTGATTCGACGGGCGATCGAGGGTGCTCACGATATGCATTCGCGGGTGCGCTGTGCTCATCGGGCTTATTTACAACGGATCAAAGAGCATCCGTTATTGATGCGCACGTTGTTTATTGAGATTTTGGCGGCGGGAACGCGCGGCTTGCAGGTGCGACGGGCGGCTAACCAGCGCTTTGCCGATTTGCTGCGAGCCACCGGAGCCGACCAACACTATGATTCGCCGCAAAAACGTAAAATTACCCCAGCCTTGGCGATGGCAATTGTTGGGGGGATTAACGAATTAATTTTGCAGGCGATGGAGAGCGATCAAATTGAGCAATTGTTGGAGATTGAGGAGCCAGCTACTGCCTTGCTGGAAGCAGTGCTGGCTCGCCCAATTGCTGACGATTAA
- a CDS encoding DUF4982 domain-containing protein — MISNPPRERILFDQGWRFALGHAFDPAQDFQLDTSHFSFLAKAGYGDGAASAKFDDRAWRLLDLPHDWCVELPFDQRGTHSHGYKAIGRKFPANSVGWYRKTFVIPADDLGRRISLEFDGVHRDSKVWVNGFYLGNEPSGYTSFSYDISDYLNYGGQNVVVVRADATTEEGWFYEGAGIYRHVWLSKTAQVHVARYGTFVTSEIHETSATITIQTTVVNASQHPIEFSLLETISDPAASNVLQAQSANYQLAAGQSAEFSHQHPLNNPQLWDLASPHLYQLTTTVLLGEQAVDSYQTTFGIRSIRFDPDHGFFLNGRSVKLVGSNQHQDHAGVGTAIPDSLQEYRIKRLQEFNHNAIRTSHNPPTPEFLAACDRLGMLVLNENRLMGTNPEHLRHVEQLIKRDRNHPSVILWSLGNEEWAIEGTIIGARIASTMQNVARQFDHTRLFTIACSGGWDTGIGMVTDVVGYNYIFHGDIDAHHAKFPWQAGVGTEESNTYGTRGIYQTDASRGHLAPSPSGDGYADTEFGWQFYVKRPFLAGLFYWTGFDYRGEPTPFEWPAVASQFGFFDLCGFPKDIAYYTKAWWGQQPVLHIGYHWDWPNDLGQVKSFPIYSNCQEVELWLNGQSLGRRPMPENGHQQWEVAYQPGELVARGYNNGVEVLSTNLRTSQAASQIQLVLDYGQLQQAGDLAVVSLQVCDDHGQVVPTANQLLDLQLTGSAKILGVGNGDPASHEPEQYHNSYQLCPIQINAEQTVAELSTGLERALGAEAQTWQPAFLHHNDDQQANPQAYILLRGSFELPQYSAASSIRLFSKSIAHDYSIYINGQLIISDIALEQGDQALELSHELVHPGQNEYLVTGRWIKKANPWTFPNREPGVVQVIEPAAAWQRRVFNGLAQVIVQHTDGDQPISLSASNPELATATLKFD; from the coding sequence ATGATTAGCAACCCACCCCGCGAACGAATTCTGTTTGATCAAGGCTGGCGTTTTGCCCTCGGCCATGCCTTCGACCCCGCCCAAGATTTTCAGCTGGATACAAGTCATTTTTCGTTTCTAGCCAAGGCTGGCTATGGCGACGGCGCGGCCTCAGCCAAGTTCGACGATCGGGCTTGGCGTTTGCTCGATCTACCCCACGATTGGTGTGTTGAATTGCCCTTCGATCAACGCGGAACTCACAGCCATGGCTACAAAGCGATTGGCCGCAAGTTTCCCGCCAATAGCGTTGGCTGGTATCGCAAAACCTTTGTAATTCCCGCCGACGATCTTGGGCGACGCATCAGCCTCGAATTCGATGGGGTGCATCGCGATTCTAAAGTTTGGGTCAATGGCTTTTATCTGGGCAACGAGCCAAGCGGCTACACCAGTTTTAGCTACGATATCAGCGATTATCTGAATTATGGCGGCCAAAATGTGGTGGTAGTACGCGCCGATGCCACCACTGAAGAAGGTTGGTTTTATGAGGGCGCTGGCATTTATCGCCACGTTTGGTTGAGCAAAACCGCCCAAGTGCATGTCGCCCGCTATGGCACATTCGTCACTAGCGAAATTCATGAAACTAGCGCCACGATCACCATTCAAACAACCGTTGTCAACGCAAGCCAACATCCAATCGAATTTAGCTTGCTGGAAACAATCAGCGATCCTGCTGCTAGCAATGTGCTGCAAGCCCAAAGCGCCAATTATCAGCTGGCGGCTGGCCAAAGCGCTGAATTCAGCCACCAGCACCCGCTCAACAATCCGCAACTCTGGGATCTTGCCAGCCCTCATTTGTATCAATTAACCACTACCGTGCTGCTCGGTGAACAGGCAGTTGATAGCTATCAGACAACCTTTGGCATTCGCAGCATTCGCTTTGATCCTGATCATGGTTTTTTCTTGAATGGGCGTTCGGTCAAATTAGTCGGCAGCAACCAGCATCAAGATCACGCGGGAGTTGGCACGGCTATTCCCGATAGTTTGCAAGAATATCGAATCAAACGTTTGCAGGAATTTAATCATAACGCGATTCGGACCTCACACAACCCGCCAACCCCCGAATTCCTCGCTGCCTGCGACCGTTTGGGCATGTTGGTGCTGAACGAAAATCGTTTGATGGGCACGAATCCTGAGCATTTGCGCCATGTTGAGCAGCTAATCAAGCGTGATCGAAATCATCCTTCGGTCATTTTGTGGTCGTTGGGCAACGAAGAATGGGCGATCGAGGGCACAATTATCGGCGCACGCATCGCTAGCACCATGCAAAACGTTGCCCGCCAATTCGACCATACCCGCCTTTTCACAATCGCTTGTAGCGGCGGCTGGGATACGGGTATCGGCATGGTGACCGATGTGGTTGGCTATAATTATATCTTTCACGGCGATATCGATGCCCATCATGCCAAATTCCCATGGCAAGCGGGCGTTGGCACCGAGGAAAGCAACACCTATGGCACACGCGGGATCTACCAAACTGATGCCAGTCGTGGGCATTTAGCGCCTTCTCCCAGCGGTGATGGCTACGCCGATACGGAGTTCGGCTGGCAATTTTATGTCAAACGACCATTCTTGGCTGGGCTATTCTATTGGACTGGCTTTGATTATCGTGGTGAGCCAACACCCTTTGAATGGCCAGCGGTCGCCAGTCAATTTGGCTTTTTTGATCTCTGTGGTTTCCCCAAAGATATTGCCTACTACACCAAGGCGTGGTGGGGCCAGCAACCTGTTTTGCACATTGGCTATCACTGGGATTGGCCAAATGATCTTGGTCAAGTGAAAAGCTTTCCGATTTATAGCAATTGCCAAGAAGTTGAGTTATGGCTCAATGGTCAGAGCCTTGGCCGCCGCCCAATGCCCGAAAACGGCCACCAGCAATGGGAAGTTGCCTATCAACCAGGCGAATTGGTAGCGCGTGGCTATAACAACGGGGTTGAAGTGCTCAGCACTAACCTGCGCACCAGCCAAGCTGCCAGCCAAATTCAACTAGTGCTCGATTATGGTCAACTACAACAAGCAGGCGATCTAGCCGTTGTAAGCTTGCAGGTTTGCGATGATCATGGCCAAGTTGTGCCAACTGCCAATCAGCTGCTCGATCTGCAATTAACCGGTTCGGCCAAAATTTTAGGGGTTGGCAACGGAGATCCAGCGAGCCACGAGCCAGAGCAATATCACAATAGCTATCAACTTTGCCCAATCCAGATTAATGCCGAGCAAACTGTGGCCGAGTTGAGCACAGGCTTGGAGCGAGCGCTAGGAGCCGAAGCCCAAACTTGGCAACCAGCCTTCTTGCATCACAACGACGATCAACAGGCTAATCCTCAGGCCTATATTCTGTTGCGTGGCAGCTTCGAGCTACCACAGTACAGCGCTGCCAGCAGCATTCGCTTGTTCAGCAAAAGCATAGCCCACGATTACAGCATCTATATCAACGGCCAATTGATCATCAGCGATATTGCGCTTGAGCAGGGCGATCAAGCGCTTGAATTAAGCCATGAACTGGTGCATCCAGGCCAAAACGAATATTTGGTGACTGGGCGCTGGATCAAAAAAGCCAACCCCTGGACGTTCCCCAATCGTGAGCCTGGCGTAGTGCAGGTTATCGAGCCAGCCGCCGCTTGGCAACGCCGCGTCTTCAACGGCCTAGCCCAAGTTATCGTGCAACATACTGACGGCGACCAGCCAATTAGCCTTAGTGCCAGCAACCCTGAGCTGGCTACGGCAACGCTTAAGTTCGATTAA
- a CDS encoding class I SAM-dependent methyltransferase, giving the protein MSDLPASARIYNNNLLKFYDFLVHGISDSFIWRCPKPNLVQWYRQHLGNQHLDIGPGSGLLLRETLNRQQLSKLVLLDVNPECLIQSSANLSEWQPQAVRASIMQALPLTEQFDSIGLGYILHCIAGTPEIKSAVLQRLAELLTPNGVLFGATILSASEPFHSATARRLMGIYNHRQIFANQTDTLAKLETMLQQAFQRYEIKRIGSVALFAGWR; this is encoded by the coding sequence ATGAGCGATTTACCAGCTAGTGCGCGGATCTACAACAACAATCTTTTAAAGTTCTATGATTTTCTAGTTCATGGCATCTCCGATAGTTTTATTTGGCGCTGCCCCAAGCCCAATTTAGTGCAATGGTATCGCCAACATCTCGGCAACCAGCACTTGGATATTGGGCCAGGCAGCGGTTTGTTATTGCGCGAAACCCTGAATCGACAGCAATTAAGCAAATTGGTGCTGCTCGATGTTAATCCTGAGTGCTTAATCCAATCGTCAGCTAATCTGAGCGAATGGCAACCGCAAGCCGTTCGCGCTTCGATTATGCAAGCATTGCCATTAACTGAGCAGTTCGATTCGATTGGTTTGGGCTATATTTTGCATTGCATCGCTGGCACGCCTGAAATTAAAAGTGCAGTGCTACAACGACTAGCTGAGCTGTTAACTCCCAATGGTGTACTGTTTGGTGCAACAATTTTAAGCGCTAGCGAACCATTCCATAGCGCTACGGCCCGACGGTTGATGGGTATTTACAATCATCGCCAAATTTTCGCCAACCAAACCGATACCCTCGCCAAACTTGAAACGATGCTGCAACAAGCTTTTCAGCGCTATGAGATTAAGCGCATCGGCAGTGTGGCGCTCTTTGCTGGCTGGCGTTGA
- a CDS encoding glycoside hydrolase family 43 protein, giving the protein MQRRFHNPIMTGFYPDPAICRVGEDYYLIHSTFEYFPGVPIHHSRDLVHWRQIGHILDRPSQLNLDEIHPSAGIFAPTISYHDGTFYMITTLIAGKERHGNFIVTAQSPAGPWSDPYWLDADGIDPSLFFEDGRAWYVGNRGKANPDYVGQCEIWLQELDLTTMQLIGEQSVLWRGALQGVIWTEGPHLYKIDGWYYLMIAEAGTEYNHAVTIARSSELTQGYEGYRANPILTHRQLGRDYPVMGTGHADLVQTQNGEWWMVLLAMRPYGGEFYNLGRETFLTPVRWEEGWPIISPGTGKVELSYPAPDLPLQRWPVQAACDHFDGENLAMHWMFLRTPRSQWWSLSERVGWLRMQLRPEQINQMVNPSFVGRRQQHMNFLAQTVLEFQPQQPQEVAGMVLIQNHNYQVQFVITGEQQASLIVCRNGEQECLAQVPIASQRSYLRIVAYGQEYSFFVAEQPDAWQPVFENLDGRFLSTPVAGGFVGTVIGLYASSQGQTSQTVADFDWFEYREIAE; this is encoded by the coding sequence ATGCAACGCCGCTTTCACAATCCAATCATGACGGGCTTTTATCCAGATCCAGCAATTTGTCGGGTAGGCGAAGATTATTATCTGATTCACTCGACCTTTGAATATTTTCCAGGCGTGCCGATTCATCATAGCCGCGATTTGGTGCATTGGCGGCAAATTGGTCATATTTTAGACCGCCCCTCGCAGCTCAACCTCGACGAAATTCATCCATCAGCAGGAATTTTTGCCCCAACTATCAGCTACCACGATGGCACGTTTTACATGATTACCACCTTGATTGCTGGTAAAGAGCGCCATGGCAACTTTATTGTGACTGCTCAATCACCAGCTGGTCCATGGTCAGACCCCTATTGGCTCGACGCTGATGGGATCGATCCCTCGCTCTTTTTCGAGGATGGCAGGGCTTGGTATGTGGGCAATCGTGGCAAAGCCAACCCCGATTATGTTGGCCAATGTGAAATTTGGCTACAAGAGCTTGATTTGACCACAATGCAATTGATTGGAGAGCAATCGGTGCTATGGCGGGGAGCACTCCAAGGTGTGATTTGGACTGAAGGTCCGCATCTTTACAAAATTGATGGTTGGTATTATTTGATGATTGCCGAGGCTGGTACGGAATACAATCATGCCGTGACGATTGCCCGCAGCAGCGAATTAACCCAAGGCTATGAAGGCTATCGCGCCAATCCAATTCTGACTCATCGCCAACTTGGCCGTGATTATCCGGTGATGGGTACTGGCCATGCCGATTTGGTGCAAACTCAAAATGGCGAATGGTGGATGGTGCTGCTAGCCATGCGCCCATATGGCGGCGAATTTTATAACCTTGGCCGCGAAACTTTTCTAACTCCAGTGCGTTGGGAAGAAGGCTGGCCAATTATCAGCCCTGGTACTGGTAAAGTTGAGTTGAGCTACCCCGCGCCCGATTTGCCGCTGCAACGCTGGCCAGTTCAGGCCGCATGCGACCATTTTGATGGCGAAAATTTAGCCATGCATTGGATGTTTTTGCGCACGCCGCGTTCGCAGTGGTGGAGCTTGAGCGAACGAGTTGGTTGGTTGCGCATGCAGCTGCGGCCTGAGCAAATTAATCAAATGGTCAACCCCAGCTTTGTTGGGCGACGGCAGCAACATATGAACTTTTTAGCGCAAACTGTGCTGGAGTTTCAGCCACAGCAGCCGCAAGAAGTAGCCGGCATGGTGCTGATTCAAAATCATAACTATCAGGTGCAATTTGTCATTACTGGTGAGCAGCAAGCAAGCCTGATTGTGTGTCGCAATGGCGAGCAAGAATGTTTGGCGCAAGTGCCAATCGCCAGCCAGCGCAGCTATTTGCGGATTGTAGCCTATGGACAGGAATATAGCTTTTTTGTGGCTGAGCAGCCCGATGCATGGCAACCAGTCTTCGAAAATCTCGATGGTCGCTTTTTGAGCACGCCGGTTGCTGGTGGTTTTGTGGGCACAGTGATTGGCTTGTATGCCAGTAGCCAAGGCCAAACCAGCCAAACCGTGGCCGATTTCGATTGGTTTGAATACCGCGAAATCGCCGAGTAG
- a CDS encoding RNA methyltransferase yields the protein MTRKSNKPKRPPTTNPQRPARPPAKRTERSHQARKPTPQGQKPTVELEQTVLPDIVKEIRQLRSRDARDRTGTYYIEGARIVAQAINAGLPLEIGAISLELLSRTEHSAGTVSALRKAAKQMVELSASAFAGISFKENLQGIGAVVKLQQEPLSNVQLTDRPWVALNGVGNPGNLGAIMRTCDAVGCEGLILIGDTTDPYHPAAIRASMGSLFALRMVRTTFDEFSQWKQTNGYHVIGTTPDVEQEYQTISYPSPAILLMGSERLGLSVGEQSVCDTLVRIPMAGTCDSLNLGVATSIVLYEMFRQQRLA from the coding sequence ATGACTCGTAAATCGAATAAACCTAAACGCCCGCCAACGACGAACCCACAACGCCCTGCTCGACCGCCTGCCAAACGCACAGAACGCTCGCATCAAGCGCGTAAGCCTACGCCGCAAGGGCAAAAACCAACCGTGGAGCTTGAGCAAACCGTTTTGCCTGATATTGTCAAAGAAATTCGGCAATTACGCTCGCGCGATGCCCGCGACCGAACGGGAACCTACTATATTGAAGGGGCGCGAATCGTTGCTCAAGCAATTAATGCTGGTTTGCCGCTGGAAATTGGGGCGATCTCGCTGGAATTGCTCTCGCGTACCGAGCACTCTGCTGGCACTGTCAGCGCTTTGCGCAAAGCTGCCAAACAGATGGTTGAACTCTCGGCAAGTGCCTTTGCAGGTATTTCGTTCAAAGAAAATCTGCAAGGTATCGGGGCCGTGGTCAAATTGCAGCAAGAGCCGCTGAGCAATGTTCAATTGACTGATCGACCTTGGGTGGCCCTGAATGGGGTTGGTAACCCTGGCAACTTGGGCGCGATTATGCGTACCTGTGATGCAGTTGGTTGCGAAGGCCTGATTTTGATCGGCGACACGACCGATCCGTATCATCCGGCGGCGATTCGCGCCAGCATGGGTTCGTTGTTTGCCTTGCGCATGGTGCGCACAACCTTCGATGAATTTTCCCAGTGGAAACAAACCAATGGCTATCATGTGATTGGCACGACTCCCGATGTTGAGCAAGAATACCAAACCATCAGCTACCCAAGCCCGGCGATTTTGCTGATGGGCAGCGAGCGCTTGGGTTTATCGGTTGGCGAGCAAAGCGTCTGCGATACCTTGGTACGCATTCCCATGGCTGGCACCTGCGATTCGCTGAATTTAGGGGTGGCGACTAGCATTGTGTTGTATGAAATGTTTCGTCAACAACGCTTGGCGTAA